One window of Legionella pneumophila subsp. pneumophila str. Philadelphia 1 genomic DNA carries:
- a CDS encoding glycosyltransferase family 4 protein — MKILTVLDSYPPDLNGGAYFTHRLAKFLQAKGHEVLVICPSRSLKQGYTSYEGVNLYGVRSWPALGYKNFRVCWPFFIKKGILKAITDFNPDVVHLQGKFFLGGICYRACRKKGIPLMATNHFMPENFFHYTHLPKYFEKWFHRTTWNIVIDMLNHVKIVTTPTHTAANLLKEVHIQKEIHVVSCGVDLQKFQPKQNANLIRQRYKIPDKPILLYAGRLDKEKNLSIAIKAFYKARQSIDAHFVLTGRGAELQRLKKLVQTLNLTEHVTFTGYLSDAEYPLVYSLANCFVNPGTAELQSIVALEAIASGLPLLAAKAMALPELVKEGVNGYLFDPNDVETLSCYMVKILSDRTFSEQMGRESRKLSQEHDIKRTIEQYETLYQSMVS; from the coding sequence ATGAAAATCCTGACTGTACTGGACAGCTATCCTCCCGACTTAAATGGTGGTGCTTATTTTACTCACCGTTTGGCAAAATTCTTACAAGCCAAAGGGCATGAAGTTCTTGTGATATGCCCCTCTCGAAGCCTGAAGCAAGGTTATACAAGCTATGAAGGAGTCAATCTCTATGGAGTACGATCATGGCCAGCCCTTGGTTACAAAAACTTTCGTGTTTGCTGGCCTTTCTTCATCAAGAAGGGTATTTTAAAAGCAATAACAGACTTTAATCCTGATGTCGTTCATTTGCAGGGAAAATTTTTCTTAGGTGGAATTTGCTATCGAGCCTGTCGTAAAAAGGGTATCCCGTTAATGGCTACTAATCATTTTATGCCAGAAAATTTTTTTCATTATACTCACCTTCCCAAGTATTTTGAAAAATGGTTTCATCGCACCACATGGAATATTGTGATTGACATGCTAAATCATGTAAAGATAGTCACTACTCCTACCCACACTGCAGCTAACTTACTTAAAGAAGTACACATACAAAAAGAAATTCATGTTGTTTCTTGTGGAGTGGATCTACAAAAATTTCAACCAAAACAAAATGCCAATCTCATTAGACAACGTTATAAAATCCCTGATAAGCCAATTCTATTGTATGCTGGTCGTTTGGATAAAGAAAAAAATTTATCAATAGCCATAAAAGCATTTTATAAAGCAAGACAATCCATTGATGCTCATTTTGTTTTAACCGGTCGTGGTGCGGAATTACAAAGATTAAAAAAACTGGTTCAGACACTGAATCTCACTGAGCATGTCACTTTTACAGGATATCTATCAGACGCGGAATATCCGCTGGTATATAGTTTAGCAAATTGTTTTGTAAACCCGGGAACTGCTGAATTACAAAGTATTGTTGCCTTGGAAGCAATTGCTTCTGGATTGCCTCTTTTGGCTGCAAAAGCGATGGCTTTACCTGAACTTGTTAAAGAAGGAGTAAATGGTTATCTCTTTGACCCTAATGACGTTGAGACATTGTCTTGTTATATGGTCAAGATTCTTAGTGATAGGACTTTCAGTGAACAAATGGGAAGGGAGAGCAGAAAATTATCTCAAGAGCATGATATCAAACGAACTATCGAACAATATGAAACACTCTATCAATCGATGGTGAGTTAA
- a CDS encoding NAD-dependent epimerase/dehydratase family protein yields the protein MISVVTGATGCLGLNLTRRLIKEGHAVIALGRNLQLGEIISQIGATFVPLDLKDLESLSLISQNADFIFHCAALSSPWGKYKDFYQANVIGTHNVVQATPSQARLVYVSTPSIYFDFTEKHNIKENALLPAKPVNYYVQTKLIAESIVDKAQLQHDLDVITIRPRGIFGPYDRAIFPRLLKAERQGVLPIIGSGNHLIDITFVENVVESLILAALADKCYSGKKYNITNDEPRTFIDIISRMFSALNKPLKTRSIPYNHARFVAKFLEFLHRLLYLKTEPKITEYGVGVLAFGQTLNIEEAKKDLKYKPIYSIDEGIMKFAEWYCSCI from the coding sequence ATGATTTCAGTTGTAACCGGCGCTACAGGATGTTTAGGTTTAAATCTTACAAGACGCTTGATTAAGGAAGGCCATGCAGTCATTGCATTAGGACGCAATTTGCAGTTGGGTGAAATAATAAGCCAAATAGGAGCAACATTTGTTCCACTCGATTTAAAGGATCTGGAGTCTTTGTCTTTGATAAGTCAAAATGCGGATTTCATATTTCATTGCGCAGCTTTATCAAGCCCCTGGGGAAAATATAAAGATTTTTATCAGGCTAATGTCATAGGGACTCACAATGTCGTTCAGGCAACTCCCAGTCAGGCTCGACTTGTTTATGTCTCCACTCCTAGTATTTATTTTGATTTTACCGAGAAGCACAATATTAAAGAAAATGCACTTTTACCAGCAAAACCGGTCAATTATTATGTGCAAACCAAATTAATTGCTGAATCCATCGTAGATAAAGCTCAACTACAGCATGATCTGGATGTGATTACCATACGTCCCAGAGGAATTTTTGGACCATATGATCGCGCTATTTTCCCCCGTTTATTGAAAGCAGAGCGCCAAGGGGTGCTTCCAATCATTGGTTCAGGTAATCATTTGATTGATATTACTTTTGTAGAGAATGTAGTGGAAAGCCTGATTTTGGCTGCTTTGGCAGATAAATGCTATTCAGGGAAAAAATATAATATCACTAATGATGAACCTCGGACTTTTATTGATATCATTTCAAGGATGTTTTCTGCTCTTAATAAACCATTAAAAACCAGAAGCATTCCTTATAATCACGCAAGATTTGTCGCAAAGTTTCTTGAGTTTTTGCATCGGTTGCTTTATCTGAAAACAGAACCAAAGATTACAGAGTATGGTGTCGGAGTGTTGGCTTTTGGACAAACATTAAATATTGAAGAGGCAAAAAAAGATTTAAAGTATAAGCCAATTTATAGCATTGATGAGGGTATAATGAAATTTGCTGAATGGTATTGTTCATGCATATAG
- a CDS encoding beta-ketoacyl-ACP synthase III, protein MSSAKIIGMGKYLPANIVFSSDLDKKLNLPEGSVQKKSGLVSRHFARVSETTSYMASQAALHAVEQAGITLAEIDAIIGACGAGEQPIPCTAVLVQKQLGLDNSGIACFDINSTCLSFLTALDAASYMLSGGRFNRILIVSSDIPSFGLDWSDLETCTIFGDGAAACVVERSNDYSRILAAHMKTYSFGADFCQVQAGGTFMPPASEYDKKYGLFKMDGKRVFKLASQMIGPMQEELFAKASITLNDVDWVVPHQASLLAMHHIRKKLGIPGEKFVDIYTTHGNQMAASLPSALCHLIHNHNLERGQLVYLLGTGAGLSAAGMILEY, encoded by the coding sequence ATGTCGTCAGCAAAAATCATCGGAATGGGAAAATATTTACCCGCAAACATAGTGTTTTCATCTGATCTGGATAAAAAACTCAATCTTCCTGAAGGCAGTGTTCAGAAGAAGTCCGGATTAGTTTCCAGGCATTTTGCCAGAGTCAGTGAAACAACCTCCTATATGGCAAGTCAAGCTGCATTACACGCTGTGGAACAAGCAGGAATTACTTTAGCTGAAATTGATGCCATTATTGGGGCGTGTGGAGCCGGAGAGCAACCTATACCATGTACGGCGGTTCTGGTTCAAAAACAATTGGGATTAGATAATTCAGGAATCGCCTGTTTTGATATTAACAGTACCTGTCTTAGTTTTCTCACTGCACTCGATGCGGCATCATATATGCTCTCAGGGGGCAGATTTAATCGTATACTTATTGTATCAAGTGATATCCCTTCATTTGGCCTGGATTGGAGCGACTTGGAAACCTGTACGATTTTTGGTGACGGGGCAGCTGCTTGTGTTGTTGAAAGAAGCAATGACTATAGTCGAATTCTTGCTGCTCATATGAAAACATACAGTTTTGGTGCTGACTTTTGCCAGGTCCAGGCTGGAGGAACATTCATGCCGCCTGCAAGTGAGTACGATAAGAAATACGGTTTATTTAAAATGGATGGAAAGCGTGTATTCAAACTGGCCAGCCAAATGATTGGACCCATGCAAGAGGAGTTATTTGCTAAAGCTAGTATAACTCTAAATGATGTTGATTGGGTTGTCCCACATCAAGCCAGCTTGCTTGCTATGCATCATATACGTAAAAAGCTTGGCATCCCTGGTGAAAAATTTGTTGATATTTACACGACGCATGGCAATCAAATGGCTGCTTCTCTGCCTTCCGCATTGTGTCATTTGATCCATAATCATAATTTAGAACGCGGGCAGTTGGTTTATTTATTAGGTACTGGCGCTGGATTGTCAGCTGCTGGAATGATACTGGAGTATTAG
- a CDS encoding phosphatase PAP2-related protein, with amino-acid sequence MKAVANRYYVLCQEKVFIRSLLSGFFLLFISFLIMNFAGKYASLMAGNPVNDLILDNLPLRDVTLFHVNAAIIFWTIFTIYTLLNPAFIPFITKSAALFILIRCAFISMTHLGAPPNQLSIPDNFSSLVLFDGDLFFSGHVGGPFLMMLIFWNKTTLRYICLAAAVFFAYTVLIGHIHYSIDVFAAPFITYGIFHIGQFLFASDYQRLKSELTSSTGN; translated from the coding sequence ATGAAAGCAGTCGCAAATCGCTACTATGTTCTTTGTCAGGAAAAAGTATTCATAAGAAGTCTGCTTAGTGGCTTTTTTTTGCTTTTTATAAGTTTTCTCATTATGAATTTTGCAGGAAAATATGCTTCACTTATGGCCGGTAATCCGGTAAATGATTTAATTCTTGATAATTTACCTCTGCGTGATGTAACTCTTTTTCATGTTAATGCGGCTATTATCTTTTGGACAATTTTTACTATTTATACCCTGTTAAATCCAGCCTTCATTCCTTTTATCACTAAAAGTGCCGCGCTGTTTATATTGATACGTTGTGCCTTTATTAGTATGACCCATCTCGGTGCACCTCCTAATCAACTGTCTATTCCAGATAATTTTTCATCTCTTGTTTTATTTGATGGAGATTTATTTTTTTCTGGACATGTCGGAGGCCCTTTTTTAATGATGCTTATCTTTTGGAATAAGACAACATTACGTTATATTTGCCTTGCTGCTGCAGTTTTTTTCGCTTATACGGTGCTGATTGGTCATATTCATTATAGTATTGATGTTTTTGCAGCCCCATTTATTACTTATGGAATATTTCATATAGGCCAATTCCTGTTTGCATCAGATTATCAACGACTAAAATCAGAACTGACATCATCAACTGGAAATTGA